In Planococcus sp. MB-3u-03, the DNA window ATAGCGAACGACACATCGTCCACCGCTTTGACATTGCCGATGGTCCGCTTGAAAAAGCCACCGGTTACCGGGTAGTATTTTTTCAGATTGCGAATTTCGAGGAGATTTTCACGCTTATCTAAGTGGTCGATGCGGTCCTGGATAAAATCTCTAGTGGTCATAATGCGGCGACTCCTTCTCGTTCTCTTTTTCCGTCCGTGGGCCAGCTTTCTTCATATAATAGGCACGCAGCTTCATGGCGATCGGCCACTTCCGCAAGCTTCGGCGTCACTGTCAAGCATTCCGCCATCGCCTTCGGGCAGCGGTTCGCAAAACGGCAACCCACTTGTGGCATATTGATGACGGACGGCACCAGCCCTTCGATTGTCGCGAGCTCTTCTACGTCTTCATCCATTTTCGGGATCGCTTTCATTAGTAATTCGGTATACGGGTGTTTTGGATTGCGGAACAAATCTTCGACAAATGCGCGCTCCACGATTTTGCCCGCATACATGACCAGTACTTCGTCGCAAATTTCTGCAACTACCCCCAGGTCATGCGTAATAAGGATGATCGACATATCATTTGCTTCCTGTATACCTTTTAACAACTCGAGGATTTGCGCTTGAACTGTTACATCCAAGGCTGTTGTCGGTTCGTCGGCGATCAACAGTTTCGGCTGGCAGGCAATCGCCATCGCGATCATGACACGCTGGCGCATCCCTCCGGATAATTGGTGGGGATACTCCGTGACGATTTGTTCAGCACGTGGAATTCCCACTTGCTTCAATAAAGCGACCGACCGCAGCCGCGCTTCTT includes these proteins:
- a CDS encoding ABC transporter ATP-binding protein, which encodes MTAMYGSKETTPLLRVKNLQTGFKIDGDYYNAVEDVSFNVLPKQIVGVVGESGCGKSVMSLSIMQLLPNGIGKIRGGAIEFEGQDISAFSDKQMNSIRGKDISMIFQEPMTSLNPVFTIGYQIEEVILNHEKLTKKEARLRSVALLKQVGIPRAEQIVTEYPHQLSGGMRQRVMIAMAIACQPKLLIADEPTTALDVTVQAQILELLKGIQEANDMSIILITHDLGVVAEICDEVLVMYAGKIVERAFVEDLFRNPKHPYTELLMKAIPKMDEDVEELATIEGLVPSVINMPQVGCRFANRCPKAMAECLTVTPKLAEVADRHEAACLLYEESWPTDGKREREGVAAL